Part of the Myxococcus guangdongensis genome is shown below.
GAGGGGCCAGTACGGCCGGGGTGAGCCTGAGGATGGCGACCAATCTTGAAGTGGAATCGCTCGTGGGCCGGGCGACGTCAGCGCATGCGGGCAAGCGGGAGTCCCGCTCGTGTCCGGCCGTGCCGACGACGGAGTCCGGACGGCTGGCCTCGTTGTCGTCCGATGGGGCGATGGCGACGCGTGCGCGAGCGCTGGTGGCGGAGTACCTGGCCGCGGTGCGGGCCCGCGCGGACCGGCTGTGTCTGGGGTTGATGGTGGGCCAATGGCTCTTCGCGCTCGGCCTCGCGTGGGTGACGTCCATGCCCTCGTGGGGACCGGCGCCCCACCTGTCGCCCGATCCCCTGTGGGGGGCGGTGCTGTTGGGTGGGCCTCTGTCCATCATCCCGGTGACGCTGGCGTTCCTGCGGCCGGGCGCCGTGGTGACGCGGCAGGTGATGGCGGTGACGCAGGTGTTGTGGTCCGTGCTGCTCGTGCACCTGTCGGGCGGGAGGCTGGAGACGTACTTCCATGTCTTCGGCTCGCTGGCGCTCTTGAGCTTCTACCGGGACATCCACGTGCTGGTGACGGCGGGGGTGACGGCGGTGGTGGTGCACGTGGCGCGCAGCATCGGGTGGCCGGAGCCGGGGGCGGCCTTCGCGGGGGGGCCGTCGTGGAGCGCGCTGGAGCTGACGTTCTGGGTGGGCCTGGTGGATGGGGTGCTGGTGCTCGCGTGCCGGGGCGTGCTGCGGGAGATGACGCGCGTGGCGGAGCGGCAGGTGCTGTTGGAGCGGGCGTGCGAGCGGGAGCGGCAGGAGCGGGTGCGGTTGGTGGAGCACAGCGGCCGGGAGCTGCGCGACTCGCGTGAGCGGGTGGCCCGGATGGAGAAGCTCGCGACGGTGGGACAGCTGACGGCCACGGTGAGCCACGAGCTGCGAAACCCCCTGGCCGCGGCGCGCACGGCGAACGCGGCGGTGGTGCGGCGGCTGCGCAACGTGGGCGGCGCGCAGGAGGACGAGCGGCTCCAGCGCTTCCTGGGCATCATCGAGCGGGAGCTGTCCGTCTGCGCCAGCCTCACGTCGGAGATGCTGGAGCTGGTGCGGGACAGGCCGCTGGTGCTCCAGCCGTGCTCGCTGCACGGGTTGGTGGAGGAGGTCATCGACCTGGTCCCCGCGCGCGAGGCGGTGCGCGTGGTCAACCACGTGTCCGCGGGCCTGGAGCCGCCCTGGGTGGACCGGGAGCTCTTGCGCAAGGTGCTCATCAACCTGGTGCAGAACGCGGTGGAGTCCATGCCGCGAGGCCGCGAGGGCAAAGTGGAGGTCTCCGCGGAGATGGCCAGCGGGTGTGCCTTCCACATCCGCGTGGCCGACAACGGGGATGGGATTCCGGCGAGCGTGCTCGAGCGCATCTTCGAGCCGCTCTTCACCACCAAGGAGCACGGCACCGGCCTGGGCCTGACGGTGGTCTCCTCCACCCTCCGGCAGCACGGCGGCACGCTCCGGGTGGAGAGCCGCGAGGGGGAGGGCAGCGTCTTCACCGTCAGCCTGCCGGGGACACGGGCGGCGAGCGGTGTCGCCTGCCCGTCGTGAGGCCCCGGCTCAGAACAGCCGGGTGAGGCGCAGCGTCGTCGGGCCGGACAGCGCGTTGAGGCCCGAATAGAGGCACGGCGCCAGGTCCATGGGCGACAGTGCATACGTCATCACCACCGCGTCACCCTGGAAGCGGCCCTCCGTCACCATTCCGATGGAGACGAAGGCGCGCGTCCCTTCGACGACGTGGATGCCGGCGCCCTGGACGGAGAAGGTGGAGCTGGAGCCGTCGTTCCACGTCACGCTGGCCCGGGTGGGGCCCAGGTTGGACACGCAGCTGGTGGTCAGCTCGGATTGGGCCGTGAGCTGTCCGGCGTTGACGAGCGGCTCCCGCGAGAGGCACTCGCCGTAGCTCGACTCGTTCGAATAGGAGACATCCCGGTTCGACAACCTGAGCCCGGGGTCCCACGCCTGGCGGGCCGTGCCGGTGCAGACCAGGTCGATCATCCCCATCTGGGCCCCCGCGGGGCCAGCCAGCAGGGTGAGCGCGAACAGCAGGGGAGACAGGCGCGACGGACGGTTCGACTTCATGGGGTGGCTCCGTGGACTTCGGGGTGACGCGGAGGACCCGGTCCGAGTCCTCCGCCCCTGCCCGCGGACGCTGCGGGCACCTGGGAGGAGTGATGTCCCTCCGGGTGCCGCACCAGTCCGGCCGCCAGTCTCATGCGCGCGTCGGAATCCGACGGCGCACCGACGCGGCCGGCGCCGTTACTGCTGGACCTTGGTGAAGACCAGGGTGCTCGTGCCCGACAGCTGCGTCAGGCCCAGCGGCGTCAGGCACCCGGAGAACTGGGTGCTGGCGTACGAGTGGGTGAGCACGACCAGGTCGCCGATGAACCGCCCCGCGATGACCGTGCCGAGCGAGGCGCTGACCTGCAGCCCCGCCACCGGATACGAGCCGACACCGAACATCGTGAACGTCGAGAACGTCCCGTCGCTCCATTGGACGGTGGACTGGGCGGTGTCTCCGCCGGCCAGACAGCTGGCGTAGGTCAGCCCGTCGGTGGTGATGCTCCCCCCGAGGATGGTGGGTTCCGCCGACGAGCAGACGGTGTACGTCGCCAGGGTCGTGTGACGGGCGCTCGTCGGCAGCACCTTGATTCCAGGCGTCCACGTCTGCTTCACGTTGCCCGTGCAGTTCACGTCCGTCAGCCCGAACTGGGCGGAGGCGGGCGTCGCATGCAGGACGAGGGTGGTCAGCAGGGCGGGCAGAAGGGACAACAGCAGGCGTGGCGTCATGTGCACTCCATGAGGCAGGGGCTGACCGGGTCATCCAGTCAGTCCGTCCCCGCCGCGTTGAAGCCGTGAGCCGCGAGTCGGGGGCCCGAATGAGTGCTGTCAGGGGCGGCGTGGGACCACCCCGAACCAAGGTGCCATCCGTCTGTCGCTTTCCTCCCGTCGTCTCCAGCCAGGGGACGACGGGGGCGCTTCAGCTCCGGAACGCCTCACGCACGCCGTCGCGTCGCAGCGTGAAGAGCATCCAGATGGCCACCGGCACGCCGACCACGCACGCCGGCGACAGGATGTAGAGCGCGGTGATTCCGCCCACCGTGGCCAGCCCGTAGCCCTTGAGGTTCATCGCGCTCATCGCGCCCCACGCGGAGAGCACGCCGCAGAGGATGCCCACCACCAGCATCAGCGCCAGCGACCAGCTCAGCTCCAGCGTCGTCGCGGGCGCGCCGGCGGGGACCAGCGGGGACGTCACGTGCATCGCGGCCAGCGCGAAGCCCGCCAGGTTGAAGAAGACGTTCAGCACCCCGGTGCACAACAGGAAGAAGGCTGGGGCCCGGATGATCTCCACGACCTTGAAGCGCGGATCATCCGGGGGAAGATGGAGGCCAGGACCACTCATAGATGGGCTCGCAGGGCGCTCACGATCATCCGCGTCGCCGGGGACTTGTTGAGCGTGTAGAAGTGGATGCCGGGCACGCCGCGCGACAACAGCTCCATGCACTGCACCGTGGCGTGCGCCACGCCCAGCTGCACCAGCGCGTCTGGCTGGTCCTTCACCCGCTCCAACTGGAGCCCCAGGCGCATGGGCACCGTGGCTCCGCACATGCGCGTGAAGCGCTGCACCTGCTCGTAGTTGGTGATGGGCATGATGCCGGGGACGATGGGGATGTTGATGCCCGCGCGGCGGGCCCGCTCCACGAAGTCGAAGTAGAACGCGTTGTCGAAGAAGAGCTGCGTCACGACGAAGTCCAGCCCCGCGTCGACCTTCGCCTTCAGATGACGCAGGTCGTCGTCACGGGAGGCCGTCTCCACGTGGCCCTCCGGATAGCACGCGCCCCCCAGGCAGAAGTTGAAATCCTCTTCTCGGATGAATCGCACCAGCTCCGACGCATAGGAGAAGCCGCCCTCGGTGGGCTGGAAGGTCGTCTGGCCCTGGGGCGGGTCCCCGCGCAGCACCAGCACGTTGTCCAGCTTCGCGTCGGCCAGGCGCTGGAGCACGTCCCGCAGCTCGCCCTGGGTGTGCCCCACGCACGTCAGGTGGGCCATCGCCTCGATGCCCGTCTGCTGCTTGATGCGGGTGACCAGCTCCAGCGTCCTGTCGCGGGTGCTGCCGCCGGCCCCGTACGTGACGGACACGAACCCCGGCTCCAGGGGCGCCAGGTCCTCCAGCGTCCGGAGCAGGTTGGCCACCCCCTCGTCCGTCTTCGGGGGGAAGAACTCGAAGGAGAAGCAAGGGTTGGACGGATTCAACCGATTACGAATCTTCATGTCGGACTCAGTGTAGACGTTCCGCGTCGGCCTTGATCGGCGAAGGTGCGCGGCTATAGTCCGCGCCGTTTTCATCCCCCCTTCAGGAGAAGCCGATGACCCGGCGTACGCCGCTCAACGAGGCCCACCGCGCGCTGGGCGCTCGGATGGTGGACTTCGCGGGCTGGGACATGCCCGTGCAGTATTCCTCTGTCATCGCCGAGCACGAGGCGGTGCGCAACGCCGTCGGCCTCTTCGACGTGTCGCACATGGGCGAGGTGGAGTTCAAAGGCCCTGGCGCGCTGGAGACGGTCAACGGCCTCATCTCCAATGACCTCGCCCGCATCGCGGACGGCCAGGCGGTCTACGCGGGCCTGCTCAACGAGCAGGGAGGCTTCGTCGACGACGTCGTCGCCTACCGCTTCAGCCCCGAGCGCATCCTCATCTGCGTCAACGCCAGCAACCGCGAGAAGGACTTCGCGTGGATGAAGGCGCACGCGCGCGGCGTCACCCCCGTGGACCGGAGCGACGACTACGCGCAGATCGCCGTGCAGGGCCCCAAGGCCGTGGGCCTGGTGCAGCGGCTCACCAAGACGGACGTGTCCCAGGTGGGCACCTACCGCTTCGCGGAGGGCGAGGTCGCGGGCAAGCGCGCCATCATCTCCCGCACCGGCTACACGGGTGAGGACGGCTTCGAGCTGTACTGCGCCCCGGGTGACGCGGCGGCCCTGTGGAGCGCGCTGCTCACGGAAGGCCAGCAGGACGGCGTCAAGGCGTGCGGCCTGGGCGCGCGCGACAGCCTGCGCACGGAGATGAAGTACGCGCTCTACGGCAACGACATCGACGATGCCCACACCGCGCTGGAGGCGGGCCTGGGGTGGATCGTCAAGCTGGACAAGGCGGGCGGCTTCATCGGCAAGGACGCGCTGGTGGCCCAGAAGGCCGCGGGCGTGAAGCGCAAGCTGGTGGGCTTCGAGCTGACCGGCGCCGGCATCCCCCGCCACGGCTACCCCATCAAGAAGGACGGCAACCTGGTGGGCGAGACCACCAGCGGCACCATGGGCCCCACGGTGAAGAAGCCCATCGGCATCGGCTACGTGCCCACGGAGCTGTCCGCCGAGGGCTCCACGTTCGACGTGGAGATCCGCGGCCGCGCCGTGCCCGCCGTCGTCGTCAAGACGCCCTTCCTCAAGAAGTCCTGAACCCTTCAGCCCCTCTCCAGGAGCACCCCATGTCCGACGCGAACATCCCCGGCGACCTGAAGTACACCGCAGAGCACGAGTGGGCCCGCATCCAGGGCAACAAGGTGGTGGTCGGCATCACCCACCACGCCCAGCAGACGCTCGGCGACGTGGTCTACGTGGAGCTGCCCAAGACGGGCGCCAAGGTGGCCAAGGGTGAGCCCTTCGGCACCGTCGAGTCCGTGAAGGCCGTCTCCGAGCTGTTCAGCCCCCTGTCCGGCACCATCACCAAGGTCAACGAGGAGCTCACCGAAGGCCCGGAGACGCTCAACGAGGACCCGTACGGTGAGGGGTGGATCATCGAGCTCGAGCTCTCGGACAGCAGCCAGCTGGGCGAGCTGCTGGACGCCGCCGCCTACGCCGAGCTGCTCAAGAACGCCTGAGAGGGAAACGCCGAGCGGCCGTTGTTAGTGACGGTCCTCGAATTTTCCGACTCGGATGTCTTCGAGTCGCCAGCGAGTCACCACCGCCATGTCCCTGAACTGGAAGTACCAGGAGTCGTTCGCCGGCCGGCACATCGGTCCGGATGAGCAGGAGCTGAAGCAGATGCTGTCCGCGCTGGGCGTGGACTCGCTCGATGCCTTCATCGACCAGACCGTGCCCCCGGCCATCCGCTCCAAGGAGCCGCTGCGGCTGGGGCTGGCGCGCGGAGAGCACGACCTGCTCGCGCAACTGGAGACCCTCGCCGCGAAGAACCAGGTGTTCCGGTCCTACATCGGCATGGGCTACCACGACACGCACACGCCCAACGTCATCCTGCGCAACATCTTCCAGAACCCGGGCTGGTACACGCAGTACACGCCCTATCAGGCGGAGATCGCCCAGGGCCGGCTGGAGGCGCTGCTCAACTTCCAGACGGTGGTGATGGACCTGACGGGGCTGGAGGTCGCCAACGCGTCGCTGCTCGACGAGGGCACCGCCGCCGCGGAGGCGATGTCGCTGGCCCTGCACGTCAAGGGCGAGGACGCGGGCGTCGCCTTCTTCATCTCCGAGGCGTGCCACCCGCAGACGGTGGACGTCGTTCGCACCCGCGCCGAGCCGCTGGGCGTCGAAATCGTCGTGGGTGACCACCGCACGGTGGACCTGACGGCGAAGAAGTACGTGGGCGCGCTGGTGCAGTACCCGGCCACGGACGGCGCGGTGGTGGACTACCGCGCGTTCGGTGAGAAGGTGCACGCGGCGGGCGGCCTGCTCATCGTCGCCGCGGACCTGCTCAGCCTCACGCTGTTGACGCCGCCGGGCGAGTTCGGCGCGGACGTGGCGGTGGGCAGCGCGCAGCGCTTCGGCGTGCCCATGGGGTACGGCGGTCCGCACGCGGGCTACTTCGCGACGAAGAACGCGTACACCCGCGTGATGCCGGGCCGGCTCATCGGCGTGTCCGAGGACGCGCAGGGCCGGCGCGCGCTGCGCATGGCGCTGCAGACGCGCGAGCAGCACATCCGCCGCGAGAAGGCGACGAGCAACATCTGCACCGCGCAGGTGCTGCTGGCCGTCATCGCCAGCATGTACGCCGTCTACCACGGGCCCAAGGGGCTCAAGGCCATCGCCGAGCGCGTGCACGGGCTGACGGTGGTGCTGGCGCGGGGGCTGGCGAAGCTGGGCCTGAAGACGCGGCACGAGCAGTACTTCGACACGCTGTGCGTGGAGCTGACGGCGCCGCAGGTGCGCGCGGTGCTGGCGGCGGCCGAGTCGGCGCGGATGAACTTCCGTCGCATCGACGAGAAGACGCTGGGCGTGACCCTGGACGAGACGACGCGCGCGTCCGACGTGGAGGCCATCCTCACCGCCTTCGCCACCGGCGCGGGCAAGGCCTCCCAGGTGCCGTCGCTGGACGAGGTGGGCGCGAACGTGGAGACCTCCATCTCCCCGGAGCTGCGCCGCCAGAGCGCGTTCCTCACGCACGGCGTCTTCAACAGCTACCACTCCGAGACGGAGATGCTGCGCTACATCCGGCGGCTCGAGGCCAAGGACCTGTCCTTGACGCACTCGATGATTCCGCTGGGCAGCTGCACCATGAAGCTCAACGCCACCGCGGAGATGATTCCGGTGACGTGGCCGCAGTTCGGCCGACTGCACCCGTTCGCGCCCACCTCGCAGGCGGCCGGCTACAAGGTCATCTTCGAGCAGTTGGAGCAGATGCTCTCCGCCATCACCGGCTTCGCGGGCTGCTCGCTGCAGCCCAACGCCGGCAGCCAGGGCGAGTACGCGGGCCTGCTGGTCATCCGCGCGTACCACCAGGGCCGGGGCCAGGGGCACCGCGACGTGTGCCTCATCCCGTCCTCCGCGCACGGCACCAACCCGGCCTCCGCCGTCATGGCCGGCTACAAGGTCGTCGTCACGAAGTGCGATGAGAACGGCAACATCGACGTGGCGGACCTGCGCGCCCGCGCCGAGGAGCACAAGGACAAGCTGGCGGCGCTGATGGTGACGTACCCGTCCACGCACGGCGTGTTCGAGGAGGAGATCAAGGAGATCTGCTCCATCATCCACGAGCGCGGCGGCCAGGTTTACATGGACGGCGCCAACCTCAACGCGCAGGTGGGGCTCACCGCGCCGGGCCTCGTGGGCGCGGACGTCTGCCACATCAACCTGCACAAG
Proteins encoded:
- a CDS encoding sensor histidine kinase: MATNLEVESLVGRATSAHAGKRESRSCPAVPTTESGRLASLSSDGAMATRARALVAEYLAAVRARADRLCLGLMVGQWLFALGLAWVTSMPSWGPAPHLSPDPLWGAVLLGGPLSIIPVTLAFLRPGAVVTRQVMAVTQVLWSVLLVHLSGGRLETYFHVFGSLALLSFYRDIHVLVTAGVTAVVVHVARSIGWPEPGAAFAGGPSWSALELTFWVGLVDGVLVLACRGVLREMTRVAERQVLLERACERERQERVRLVEHSGRELRDSRERVARMEKLATVGQLTATVSHELRNPLAAARTANAAVVRRLRNVGGAQEDERLQRFLGIIERELSVCASLTSEMLELVRDRPLVLQPCSLHGLVEEVIDLVPAREAVRVVNHVSAGLEPPWVDRELLRKVLINLVQNAVESMPRGREGKVEVSAEMASGCAFHIRVADNGDGIPASVLERIFEPLFTTKEHGTGLGLTVVSSTLRQHGGTLRVESREGEGSVFTVSLPGTRAASGVACPS
- the metF gene encoding methylenetetrahydrofolate reductase [NAD(P)H], whose product is MKIRNRLNPSNPCFSFEFFPPKTDEGVANLLRTLEDLAPLEPGFVSVTYGAGGSTRDRTLELVTRIKQQTGIEAMAHLTCVGHTQGELRDVLQRLADAKLDNVLVLRGDPPQGQTTFQPTEGGFSYASELVRFIREEDFNFCLGGACYPEGHVETASRDDDLRHLKAKVDAGLDFVVTQLFFDNAFYFDFVERARRAGINIPIVPGIMPITNYEQVQRFTRMCGATVPMRLGLQLERVKDQPDALVQLGVAHATVQCMELLSRGVPGIHFYTLNKSPATRMIVSALRAHL
- the gcvT gene encoding glycine cleavage system aminomethyltransferase GcvT, with product MTRRTPLNEAHRALGARMVDFAGWDMPVQYSSVIAEHEAVRNAVGLFDVSHMGEVEFKGPGALETVNGLISNDLARIADGQAVYAGLLNEQGGFVDDVVAYRFSPERILICVNASNREKDFAWMKAHARGVTPVDRSDDYAQIAVQGPKAVGLVQRLTKTDVSQVGTYRFAEGEVAGKRAIISRTGYTGEDGFELYCAPGDAAALWSALLTEGQQDGVKACGLGARDSLRTEMKYALYGNDIDDAHTALEAGLGWIVKLDKAGGFIGKDALVAQKAAGVKRKLVGFELTGAGIPRHGYPIKKDGNLVGETTSGTMGPTVKKPIGIGYVPTELSAEGSTFDVEIRGRAVPAVVVKTPFLKKS
- the gcvH gene encoding glycine cleavage system protein GcvH, translating into MSDANIPGDLKYTAEHEWARIQGNKVVVGITHHAQQTLGDVVYVELPKTGAKVAKGEPFGTVESVKAVSELFSPLSGTITKVNEELTEGPETLNEDPYGEGWIIELELSDSSQLGELLDAAAYAELLKNA
- the gcvP gene encoding aminomethyl-transferring glycine dehydrogenase, whose amino-acid sequence is MSLNWKYQESFAGRHIGPDEQELKQMLSALGVDSLDAFIDQTVPPAIRSKEPLRLGLARGEHDLLAQLETLAAKNQVFRSYIGMGYHDTHTPNVILRNIFQNPGWYTQYTPYQAEIAQGRLEALLNFQTVVMDLTGLEVANASLLDEGTAAAEAMSLALHVKGEDAGVAFFISEACHPQTVDVVRTRAEPLGVEIVVGDHRTVDLTAKKYVGALVQYPATDGAVVDYRAFGEKVHAAGGLLIVAADLLSLTLLTPPGEFGADVAVGSAQRFGVPMGYGGPHAGYFATKNAYTRVMPGRLIGVSEDAQGRRALRMALQTREQHIRREKATSNICTAQVLLAVIASMYAVYHGPKGLKAIAERVHGLTVVLARGLAKLGLKTRHEQYFDTLCVELTAPQVRAVLAAAESARMNFRRIDEKTLGVTLDETTRASDVEAILTAFATGAGKASQVPSLDEVGANVETSISPELRRQSAFLTHGVFNSYHSETEMLRYIRRLEAKDLSLTHSMIPLGSCTMKLNATAEMIPVTWPQFGRLHPFAPTSQAAGYKVIFEQLEQMLSAITGFAGCSLQPNAGSQGEYAGLLVIRAYHQGRGQGHRDVCLIPSSAHGTNPASAVMAGYKVVVTKCDENGNIDVADLRARAEEHKDKLAALMVTYPSTHGVFEEEIKEICSIIHERGGQVYMDGANLNAQVGLTAPGLVGADVCHINLHKTFCIPHGGGGPGMGPICVASHLVKHLPGHPVIQTGGSDGIGAISAAPWGSASILLISWVYISMMGGEGLTRATKLAILNANYIAERLQPHFPVLYRGKRGRVAHECIVDLRPLKKTSGVEVEDVAKRLMDYGFHAPTVSFPVAGTLMIEPTESESRAELDRFCDAMIAIRQEIRDVEEGRMPKDNNVLKNAPHTARVITGPEWNRPYSRELAVFPAAWVRENKFWPSVGRLNNVLGDRKLVCSCPPIEDYMTPEPKPAVA